From the Bacillus sp. FJAT-22090 genome, the window CGATAACCATTGCTGCCGAAATAATACCCGCTTCTACCGCAGCGGTTCCTATAACAAATGCCCCTACTATTGACATTGCTGAACCAATAACACGAGGCATTCTAAGTCCTGCTTCGCGTAATATTTCGAAGGTAAGTTCCATAATAACTGCTTCTATAAAAGCAGGAAAAGGAACTCCCTCACGTTGTGCTGCCAAACTAATGAGTAAATCCGGTGGAATAATTTCATGATGAAATGTAATAACAGCAATATAAAAGGAAGGTGCTAGCATGGATATTCCAAATGATACAAATCGAAGAGATCGAATAAAACTGGCCATGAATGTACGCTGATAATAATCCTCAGAAGACTGAAAGAACTGAACAAATAATGCTGGAATAATTAATGCAAAAGGTGTCCCATCAACTAAAAGTGCTACTCGGCCTTCTAATAATGCAGCTGAAACTATATCTGGACGTTCTGTATTATATACAGTTGGAAAAGGAGAATATTGAGAATCCTGTATAAACTCCTCAATATTTGCACTTTCCAATATTCCATCTATATCTATCCTTTTTAGTCTTTGTCGCAATTCTTGTATTACTTTTTCATCAGCTACTCCGTTTATATACATTATTGCAATATTTGTTTTAGTGCGTTTCCCGACTTCTGATGATTCCATCCATAAATTCTTGTCTTTTATAATTCTTCGAATCAATGCAGTATTAACTCGTAAATTTTCAGAGAATGCTTCTCTTGGACCTCTAATAACGCTTTGGGCTGATGGTTCTGTTACTCCCCGTTCTATCCAGTGCTTATTACCTATGATGAATCCAGTCGAATAGCCATCGACTAAAAATATCGCATCTCCAGATAACAAAGCAGTGAATAAATCCTCAAATCTAGTTAAATCTTTAATTTCACCAACCGTCATTGCGAAGTCCTTTAAGTTGTTCATCAGATTAGGATTAGTCTCTAGTTCATTATTTTTAAAATCCAGCATCAAAGTTTCCATAATGAAATTTTGTAAAGAACTTGTATCGCTTAATCCATCTGTATATATAATTCCGGCACTTATAGCACCACCTGGACCGAATTTAAGCTCACGAAAAATAATATCTGTGCTTTCTCCGAGGGAATCTTTTATAAGTTGTAAATTTTCTTTTAGGTTTGAATATAAAAAAGTCATGTCCTTTGACTCAACTTTCTTACTAGCGGGCGGAGACAAGGGATTTAGGACAATATTATGTTTATTTTTAAAGAAACTCATTATCTCCCTCAATTCTTTCCTATTATAAAGAAAGCATTACCAATCACTAGTTGTTTTAATCTTTTTTAACTAGAATAAGAATAAAAAAATACCAAGAGTTCATTTCACTCTTGGTATTTCAATATATATATTTTCACTCAGAAACTCTTACATAAAACACCTAACATGCGAATTTTTATGTTTATTCTGCTTCTATAGGTTTAGTTGGTTTAATTGAGTCATTCTGTTGATCTTTAGACTTGTCAAGAATTGTGCCAATAATAAAACCTACGATTGCTGGCACTAACCAGCTGAATCCATCTGAGCTCAATGGTAATTTTGTAACAAATGTCGATAATAATGGAACTTTAACCCCTAAAGAACTAACTGTTTCTATTAAACTAACGATAAATGTTAATAAGATTGTTCCTCTATATGAACCAGCATTTGGTACAAAATTTCGGAAAGTACCTAATATAACTAATACGATTGCTACCGGATATAAAGCTGTGAAAATTGGCATTGTATAATTCACAATATTTTCGACACCAAATGAACCGATAACTACTCCAGTAACACAAATAATTAAAACCCAAGTACGATAACTTAATTTTTCTTTAGTAAGATCATTCAAGAAATCTGCAATTACTGCAACAACTCCAATAGCAGATGTTAAACAAGCCAATGCTATAGCGATTGCTAAAGCAATTGCACCAAAACCTCCAAGTGAAATATCGATTAACGCAGAAACTAAAGCTGTATCTCCAATATCAGTTGGGAATAATCCGCTTCCTGATGCTCCAAGAAATAATAATCCACCATATACAACGAGTAATCCTAACCCGGCAATAATCGTTCCAGTAATAGCCATTTTACGTGCTTGTTGTCCCTTATACCCATAACTAGCAATAGCAGCTATAAATATAGGCGCACAAAATATTCCTGTTACAACATCTCCAGTTTGGTAAGCACTAATAAAAGCATTTGAAAAAGCATTTTTAATATTTGAGACTTCCGGTATACCAATTGGATCAAAAATACCTTTTCCTACGATAAATAGAAGAATAATGACTAACAAAGGTGTAAGTACTTTACCAATCTTATCGATTACATTTGATTTATCCATAGCAAAGTAAAAACAAATAGCAAAAAATACTATGATAGTCGCAATGGAAGGAACGCCTGGAAACAATTGATGAACACCAAGTTCATGCGTCGTTGCAGACATACGTGGGATTGTAACGAACATTCCAATACCAACCATTAATAATAAGTTAAATACTTTATAAAACCAAGGGCTAATTGGTCTCGTCAAATCTTCAAATTTCCCTCCAGCATTTAATATAGCGATCACTGCTAGAAGCGGCAAAACGATTCCTGTAACACAAAAACCGATTAATGCTATAATCCATTCACTTCCAGAAGCGTTACCAATGGAAGGCGGAAAAATTAAATTACCTGCTCCAAAGAATATTGCAAATAAAGCAAATCCTACTAATAAACTGTGTTGAACTGTTTTACTCATTTTTGACCCCTCTTTCATAAAACCACTTTGAAAACCCTTACAAAATTAACAAGAAATCAAGAGCAGTTCGTCTGCCCTAATTGACCCCCAAGTTTTAATTTTCTAATAGTTATCCTTATAATAATTAATTAGTGACAATAATAAAAGGAGGTAAATTTTTCACCCCCTTTTGTAAAAATATTTTTACCTTAATTCATATTTTTCCATTTTGTATTTAAGTAATTGTTTGGATATTCCTAGTCTTCTTGCTGTTTCGGCTAATTTCCCACCAGTATGCTGTAGCTCAAGAACAATCAAACCTCTTTCATATTCCTCCACTTTATCTTTCAAATTTATAGGTTTTTCTGATTTAAATATATTTACCAATTTATTTTTGAATTTCGAAACTTTTGAAGGTATATCATTCAGAGTAATATTTTTTGTACTTGCATTATTATAGGCAGTTTCAATAGCATTCTTTAATTCTCGAACATTTCCTGGCCAGTTATATTGCTGAAATACAAGTAAAACATCGTCTTCTATATGATCGATTTTCATTTGCATATGACGATTATAAAATTGAATATAATAATTGGTTAGGACTCTAATATCCTCTTTTCGCTCTGCCAATAAAGGTAAGTCTATTCGGAAAACGCTTAAACGGTAATACAAATCTTCCCTTAATCCCTTTTCACTTACTAACTTATCTGGATCCTCATTTGTAGCAGCAATTAGTCGAATATTCAAGTGAATATCCTGAGTACTTCCAACTCTTCTGATCGTTTTGTCTTCAATTACTTTTAATAACCTCGCCTGTAGTTTAATATCCAATGCGTTCACTTCATCTAAAAAGATAGTTCCGCCATTAGCTTGCTCTAACAAACCAGTAATAACTGGAGTTAAAGTCGAACTATCTTTTTCGGTCCCAAAAAGAATTTTTTCCAAGAGGTCCTCATGGATTTCCGCACAATTTATAGATATATATGACTGAGTATATCGAGTACTTAAATTATGTATAGATTGAGCAACAATCTCTTTTCCGGTCCCCGTTTCTCCATAAATAAGAACGGTTGAATCTGTATTGGAAACTTTGCTAATTTTATTTTTTACTTCTTGCATAACAGTACTTTCAGAAATTAAATTATCAATTGTATAGATTGTATTATTTTTTCTATAAATTTTATGATCAGCAAATCGTTCAAGCTTCTCCATATCTTGTATTTCGTAAAAATGCTTAGAAAACTCGATAGCCCCTATAATTGAATCTCCTTTCTTTATAGGAAAGGTAGAGCTTTTTGATAGATAAGAAAAACCATTCGTTGATGTCAATCGTTGTTCTATATTCCATAACGCTTCACCTGTGCTTAATACGGTCATTAAAGTACTATCTTCATTCGTGAAGTTTTGATAAAAAGATGTTACATTTTTTCGCAAAAACTCTTCTGGTCTAAGACCGAGTTGTTTTAAGATATTTAAATCTGCTAGATCGTAAAAAATTGTAATCCCGTTTTCATCGACTATTAATACATTGTCATAATCAGACAAATGATATATTTCATTGATATTCATATATTTGCCCGTCCTTTCTTACTAAGCAACTCAAGAAGATTGGGATCAACTGAGATACAATATTTTCTGTTATTATAGTCTATTTAGATGTAGCGTAACCAATTATATGATACCCCTTAGTTTGTTAAACCACTGAGCGCATGTAAAAGAACGTCCCCATTCTGGATCATTATCCTCTATTCCCCAACATGCATATAAAGTAGACATCGTAAATCCAGCTTTCAAAAGCCGATCTTTGTCCAAATTCATCTCATCACAAAGAGAAAACACTCTATTCTTAAAAAATTGCTGAGGATTTGGTTTATCAAACAACTGATTCGTGAGAAAAGAAATTAAATCAAAATAGGTATCACCAATTACTCCTTTTGGATCAATAGCAATCCAACCGTAAGCTTCCGAAAATAAAATATTTTCATGATGTAAATCTCCATGCAATAGTTCATTACCTTTAGAAGAATCTGATATTTCACTATAGAAAGTTTTTGCCAAGTAGATATAATCATTTGATATTGGTCCCTCTTCAATAGAATAGGTCTCTAAATAACGATCAAATGCACTTAGCCAATTTTTTATGAAAGGATGATCAGAATTTCCTTTGATCGGTCTCCGAATCTCCATCCATACTTTAGCAAAATACTTAATAGCCTCTTGTTCCTCCACTATATTTAACATAGTTCCAGGAAGTAAATGCTCTAACAGCATTACACCTTTTTCAGCATCGGCATCTAATAATTTTACACACCCTTTACCGTTATAAGTTTGGAGTGTTCGAATCTCATTCTTAAAATCGTAATTTGGAACACCTAGCTTTAAAATGGCAGGGTTTCCATCTTGATCTTTTACTTTTAAAACATAATTATAAGACAAATTATCGACTGGCCCCTCTGAAATTAGGTTCCATTTATGTAAAAATTCATTTATGGTCGTCTCCAAGGAATATAAAAATTCCTTTCCGTCTTCACCAAAAGCCCCTATTATTTTTTTCTCAAATCTTTCTGGGTACATACTATATGAAAACTCCTTTTCCCTAATTTCATTTTCAATTTAAAGTGTAACCCTATTCCTCGAAACAGCAAACACAAAAATGAGTAATAAAAAAAGCTGATACCTTGGGTGGCATCAGCTTTCAATTTAATTCCTAGCAAATTTGCCGTCTACTTCTACTGTTTCAAATATGTTAATAAAAGCATTGTTATCATGCTTACGTACTATTTGTTTTATTTGCATAGTTTCGTATCGGGTAACGACCATCATCAAAATTTGCTTCTGCTCTAATGTATAACCACCGTATCCATCAGTAATTGTTACACCACGATAAATCGTAGTCAACAGCTCTTTTCGAATCAGTTCCCCTTGTGTAGTAACAATTTGCATCGTTAATTTTTCATGATTCGTATAAATGGTGTCCACCATTTTTCCAGTAAGATAAATAGATAAAAGTGTATATAAAGCAATTTCCCAGTTAAAAATCGTACCAGATATTAAAACAATCAGTCCATTCATGGCAGTTAGTAACATGCCAACACTTACATTACTCATTCTTGATACAATAATGGCAATGATATCTAAACCACCTGAAGTACCTGAGTACTTTAAGATAATCCCTACTCCAAGTCCACCTATAATCCCACCAAAAATAGATGAAAGCAAAATGTTATTTGTAACTGGTTCAGTTGGTATTATATACAAGAAAAAAGAAAGAGAAACAACGCATAAAAGTGTATTAAAGGTTATCATTTTTCCAAGTTTAAAATAACCTAAAATGACAATTGGTAAATTTAGGGCAAAGTTCAAGATACCAGTATCAAATGGTGTAATTATTCCAAGCAAAATAGCGATTCCACTGATTCCACTACTCAAAATACCATGCGGGACTAGAAAGCAATTGAAACCAAATGCTATAACGAGTGAACTGATGATAATTATTAAGTTTTTCATAAAATTAATACTCCTTCTTACATTTTCATAAAAAAACTCGCCCCTCATTAAAGGACGAGTTTTCACATCTTTTACATGTTTTATCCATCATTTATATAGTGCATTTTATATCACGATAGAAGTTAATGTATCAGAGTTTATTATGCTAGTCAACAAACAAAAACGTTTGTAAGTGAGTGAGTCACGCGGAGTCGGTCATGCTATACTGTTACGACATGCAGATCGAGAACAAAGTAGACTCGAATGACACGCGTCATTAAACCGATTAAATATTCCCAAAAATATTATTTCATCTTTTTTATTTGACCGTAATTTTTCCGTTATCCGTTTCTAACTTGATTAAGTTTTCACCGTTTCCAAATATAGATTGTTTGTTGGATGAACCGAAAATATCAATCTTACCGTTATCTACATTTGCATCAATTGTAGCATTTTGAGGTTCTTTGTCAGTTTGTATTTCAATAAATCCATTATCTGTTTCCAACTCAATAGATCTTTCTAAATTAGTTGAAAGAAATATGATTCGTCCATTGTTTGTTTCCGCTTTAATCTTACCATCTACTTCTTCCATTAGTATCTGTCCATTATCAGATTCAACATTTACGTTCTCTGCTTGAATATCTTTTAATTGGATAGAACCATTGTTAGTAACTAGAAATGCATCTTTGAAATGCGTATTTTCCACTATGATACGTCCATTTTCCAACTCTGTTTTTAACTCATTGTATTCTTTTTCTGGTACATATACTGTTAACTTAGTATTTAGAGAGGAAAAACCAAACTGAATGAAATCCCAGCGTTTTTCTATTAATTCAATTTCCAACGTATCTCCTTTTACATCAGCGGAAAAATTGTATTTCGTTCTTTTTTTTGATTTTCCTGAGAATACAACTTTTGTTTCTTCGCTTTTCGAAGGTAAAAGTTCTACAGTAGCATTATCTGACGTTATCTGAATATTGTTGTATGATTGATCTTTCACAATTATTTCGTCTGATTTCAGCACGAGTGTATCTTTTAAGTTCAAGACAATATTGATTGCTGCTCCCGCCAATAAAATAAACAATGATATGATAGCAATTTTCTTTAGATTCATCTTATATATCCCCCAATTAATGGTTTACTTGTTATAACCTTATTATACGGTAGGCAGAAATCATTCCAATGGCCTGAAGAAGTGAAATGATCTCAGCCTTAAGACGTATTTAAAAGTACATATATAATTGGAGAAACTAAGTTGAAATACTAAATCTGTTGTTCTAATTCTTTCGTTTTTTCGTTTAATAGCTCTGTATATACGGTCAATTCTTCTTTGTTATTCGTTTTTATATATATTGGTTCACCGAAGATAATCGTTGCTTTTTTCATATTCCGTAACTCTTTTAGTGTACGCGGTCCAACGTAAAGTGCAGGAATAATTGGTGCTTTAGCTAAATTGCTTATCGTAACAGCACCTCTTTTTAAAGGCACCTCGTCAGCAGTGCGTGTGCCGCTCGGAAATATCCCAACTACTTCTCCAGCTT encodes:
- the brnQ gene encoding branched-chain amino acid transport system II carrier protein produces the protein MSKTVQHSLLVGFALFAIFFGAGNLIFPPSIGNASGSEWIIALIGFCVTGIVLPLLAVIAILNAGGKFEDLTRPISPWFYKVFNLLLMVGIGMFVTIPRMSATTHELGVHQLFPGVPSIATIIVFFAICFYFAMDKSNVIDKIGKVLTPLLVIILLFIVGKGIFDPIGIPEVSNIKNAFSNAFISAYQTGDVVTGIFCAPIFIAAIASYGYKGQQARKMAITGTIIAGLGLLVVYGGLLFLGASGSGLFPTDIGDTALVSALIDISLGGFGAIALAIAIALACLTSAIGVVAVIADFLNDLTKEKLSYRTWVLIICVTGVVIGSFGVENIVNYTMPIFTALYPVAIVLVILGTFRNFVPNAGSYRGTILLTFIVSLIETVSSLGVKVPLLSTFVTKLPLSSDGFSWLVPAIVGFIIGTILDKSKDQQNDSIKPTKPIEAE
- a CDS encoding YitT family protein, translating into MKNLIIIISSLVIAFGFNCFLVPHGILSSGISGIAILLGIITPFDTGILNFALNLPIVILGYFKLGKMITFNTLLCVVSLSFFLYIIPTEPVTNNILLSSIFGGIIGGLGVGIILKYSGTSGGLDIIAIIVSRMSNVSVGMLLTAMNGLIVLISGTIFNWEIALYTLLSIYLTGKMVDTIYTNHEKLTMQIVTTQGELIRKELLTTIYRGVTITDGYGGYTLEQKQILMMVVTRYETMQIKQIVRKHDNNAFINIFETVEVDGKFARN
- a CDS encoding spore germination protein, which codes for MSFFKNKHNIVLNPLSPPASKKVESKDMTFLYSNLKENLQLIKDSLGESTDIIFRELKFGPGGAISAGIIYTDGLSDTSSLQNFIMETLMLDFKNNELETNPNLMNNLKDFAMTVGEIKDLTRFEDLFTALLSGDAIFLVDGYSTGFIIGNKHWIERGVTEPSAQSVIRGPREAFSENLRVNTALIRRIIKDKNLWMESSEVGKRTKTNIAIMYINGVADEKVIQELRQRLKRIDIDGILESANIEEFIQDSQYSPFPTVYNTERPDIVSAALLEGRVALLVDGTPFALIIPALFVQFFQSSEDYYQRTFMASFIRSLRFVSFGISMLAPSFYIAVITFHHEIIPPDLLISLAAQREGVPFPAFIEAVIMELTFEILREAGLRMPRVIGSAMSIVGAFVIGTAAVEAGIISAAMVIVVSITAISSFVSPTYDIAVAGRILRFLLMILASAFGLYGILIALIALILHLSSLKSFGVPYMSPLGPFSASEQKDTFIRLPIWKMLFRPSLISKNKRRQNFSKPSRESRGK
- a CDS encoding aminoglycoside phosphotransferase family protein; amino-acid sequence: MYPERFEKKIIGAFGEDGKEFLYSLETTINEFLHKWNLISEGPVDNLSYNYVLKVKDQDGNPAILKLGVPNYDFKNEIRTLQTYNGKGCVKLLDADAEKGVMLLEHLLPGTMLNIVEEQEAIKYFAKVWMEIRRPIKGNSDHPFIKNWLSAFDRYLETYSIEEGPISNDYIYLAKTFYSEISDSSKGNELLHGDLHHENILFSEAYGWIAIDPKGVIGDTYFDLISFLTNQLFDKPNPQQFFKNRVFSLCDEMNLDKDRLLKAGFTMSTLYACWGIEDNDPEWGRSFTCAQWFNKLRGII
- a CDS encoding DUF4097 family beta strand repeat-containing protein → MNLKKIAIISLFILLAGAAINIVLNLKDTLVLKSDEIIVKDQSYNNIQITSDNATVELLPSKSEETKVVFSGKSKKRTKYNFSADVKGDTLEIELIEKRWDFIQFGFSSLNTKLTVYVPEKEYNELKTELENGRIIVENTHFKDAFLVTNNGSIQLKDIQAENVNVESDNGQILMEEVDGKIKAETNNGRIIFLSTNLERSIELETDNGFIEIQTDKEPQNATIDANVDNGKIDIFGSSNKQSIFGNGENLIKLETDNGKITVK
- a CDS encoding sigma-54 interaction domain-containing protein, yielding MNINEIYHLSDYDNVLIVDENGITIFYDLADLNILKQLGLRPEEFLRKNVTSFYQNFTNEDSTLMTVLSTGEALWNIEQRLTSTNGFSYLSKSSTFPIKKGDSIIGAIEFSKHFYEIQDMEKLERFADHKIYRKNNTIYTIDNLISESTVMQEVKNKISKVSNTDSTVLIYGETGTGKEIVAQSIHNLSTRYTQSYISINCAEIHEDLLEKILFGTEKDSSTLTPVITGLLEQANGGTIFLDEVNALDIKLQARLLKVIEDKTIRRVGSTQDIHLNIRLIAATNEDPDKLVSEKGLREDLYYRLSVFRIDLPLLAERKEDIRVLTNYYIQFYNRHMQMKIDHIEDDVLLVFQQYNWPGNVRELKNAIETAYNNASTKNITLNDIPSKVSKFKNKLVNIFKSEKPINLKDKVEEYERGLIVLELQHTGGKLAETARRLGISKQLLKYKMEKYELR